In Drosophila bipectinata strain 14024-0381.07 chromosome 2R, DbipHiC1v2, whole genome shotgun sequence, one genomic interval encodes:
- the Slik gene encoding serine/threonine-protein kinase 10 isoform X3: protein MSILTSLKKVFHLGGGEAKKKRLYNNIKMDTNPEDFWEMVGELGDGAFGKVYKAQHREQKRFAAAKMCTLEDEENLSDHMVEIDILSEIKHPNVVELYEAFSLDDKLWMLIEYCDGGALDSIMVELEKPLTEPQIAYVCKHMTEGLTFLHRNKVIHRDLKAGNVLLTMEGGVKLADFGVSAKNKHTMQKHDTFIGTPYWMAPELVLCETFRDNPYDHKVDVWSLGITLIELAQMEPPNSEMSPMRVLLKIQKSEPPKLEQPARWSKEFNDFLKKSLVKDPQQRPTTDVLLQHSFISRDMDAKPIKDLLLEYKAEVVEEVVDDETEKLKRQVKRRSLYQREPRNSALQLDLDDDSASLQSQDIDKLPGTPTSILRDAKEQPQPSSSLPTAAAATAAAATTAPTTTKATTPDRPNHSKDDNVEPAAQQPPPHTKVPAPAPPSPQKTPPPPQLPAPAVAAAAAAAVAAVAEAAEKTESDKKHFVKKEKGKAPPPPMAVAVAANAAKQPAGDAQMSPKKVSTPEPASPVTTAIEVAIGQETIEQKPQPPSPTASSIVSVQSVASSSSSGSVSNARTLSSSTSLITINSDAPAPRQSPPQPQHVVLPNSLESVSQITVVTSTHPPVIIDNSVAPSEVIIVSNDLNKSTHLNESSTDDDFPSLDDSLGDSGTPPYKQSSMILAVNDPAGVVPAPPPQPHNATTTVHARKLDESEVLIVSPSYADDDSAYHTASGSHDHSDQLMDTSHVSVVTVGDEGVKVKDSSNEMDGVKRQPNGIMPEDVNIIVNRFKPEKRSPDSSLSENGSVRGRRGIEVQVSGSGGSDVDSVGTNTSHDSRHEVDLNNKPQSQQLPAAVLMPPPPPSVTNNHNHMTIDEEEEVVIRPRTRPPPVVKSALTKEEIELRNLRKKTRKRTRKFEIDGVQMTTTTSRVIYGDEENGRIYDDHDFRKLELRELKMLQKQEKKQQTELHIKEQQAKEQQDRRFEQEHSSLEKTYEADMDMLARQHKQLVEKTEQTQENELRSSSKRIRSEQEQELKIFRENLKQEIRLLKQEVDLFPKDKRKDEFKQRRSAMELDHDEKERAFLDSLKERHELLLRRLSEKHREHLASINRNFLQQKQNAMRTREALLWELEEKQLHERHQLSKRHVKEICFMQRHQMIIRHDKELEQVKRMLLRKEEDLVKKQTLEKRALPKRIRAERKARDLMFRESLRISTNLDPEIERERLKKFQEQEKKRYMQEERRFEVKHQKQLEELRATRESAIRELEQLQNEKRKALVEHEQTKLSEIDDRLKAELREWREQLAPRKQQLQQRLQQERLEETFAQQMDEMESLYGGALIVSMPSDTLQRDHFTGSTRSSLSSYSEG, encoded by the exons ATGTCTATACTGACCAGCCTGAAGAAGGTCTTCCACCTCGGTGGGGGTGAGGCCAAGAAGAAGCGGCTTTACAACAACATCAAGATGGACACAAACCCGGAGGATTTCTGGGAGATGGTCGGTGAGCTGGGCGACGGTGCCTTTGGAAAGGTGTACAAGGCCCAGCACCGAGAACAGAAGCGCTTCGCCGCCGCCAAGATGTGTACGCTGGAGGACGAGGAGAACCTCAGCGACCACATGGTCGAAATCGACATTCTCTCGGAGATCAAACACCCCAATGTGGTGGAGCTGTACGAGGCCTTCTCCCTTGATGATAAGCTGTGG ATGCTGATCGAGTACTGCGATGGCGGAGCCCTGGACAGCATCATGGTGGAGCTTGAGAAGCCACTAACTGAGCCGCAAATTGCCTACGTGTGCAAGCACATGACCGAGGGTCTAACCTTTCTGCACCGCAATAAGGTCATCCACCGCGACTTGAAGGCAGGAAACGTTCTCCTCACCATGGAGGGTggcgtcaagctgg CGGACTTTGGCGTCTCGGCCAAGAACAAACACACGATGCAGAAGCACGACACGTTCATCGGCACCCCTTATTGGATGGCGCCGGAGCTGGTGTTGTGCGAAACGTTCCGGGACAACCCGTACGATCACAAAGTGGACGTCTGGTCACTGGGCATAACGCTAATCGAGCTGGCCCAAATGGAGCCGCCCAACAGCGAGATGTCGCCGATGCGTGTGCTCCTCAAGATCCAAAAAAGCGAGCCGCCCAAGCTAGAGCAGCCGGCCAGGTGGAGCAAAGAGTTCAACGACTTCCTCAAGAAGTCTTTAGTCAAG GATCCCCAGCAGAGGCCGACGACGGATGTGCTGCTGCAGCATAGCTTCATCAGCAGGGACATGGACGCCAAGCCCATTAAGGACCTGCTGCTCGAGTACAAGGCTGAGGTCGTTGAGGAGGTGGTGGACGACGAGACCGAG AAGCTTAAACGCCAAGTGAAGCGGCGCTCACTCTATCAGAGG GAACCCCGCAACTCGGCGCTCCAGCTCGACCTGGACGATGACTCTGCTTCGCTGCAGAGCCAAGACATTGACAAAC TTCCAGGTACACCTACATCCATTTTGCGGGATGCCAAAGAGCAGCCCCAACCAAGTAGCAGTTTACCAAccgccgcagcagcaacagcagcggcagcaacaactGCACCCACAACAACTAAAGCCACCACTCCGGACAGACCAAACCACAGCAAGGATGACAATGTTGAGCCGGCAGCCcagcagccgccgccgcaTACCAAAGTGCCTGCTCCAGCGCCGCCGTCGCCCCAAAAAACACCGCCACCCCCACAACTTCCTGCCCCAGcagtcgcagcagcagcagcagcggcggtgGCAGCTGTTGCCGAGGCAGCTGAAAAAACCGAGTCCGACAAAAAG CACTTTGTCAAGAAGGAGAAGGGTAAAGCGCCGCCACCACCCATGGCTGTTGCAGTCGCCGCTAATGCAGCGAAGCAGCCAGCTGGAGATGCTCAGATGTCGCCCAAGAAGGTATCCACTCCCGAACCCGCTTCGCCAGTCACCACAGCTATTGAGGTAGCCATTGGACAGGAGACCATTGAACAGAAACCGCAGCCACCCTCGCCCACAGCCTCGTCCATTGTGTCCGTGCAGTCAGTGGCCTCGTCGAGCTCCTCGGGAAGCGTTTCCAATGCGAGAACGCTCAGCTCCAGTACATCCCTGATAACCATCAACAGCGATGCCCCAGCCCCGCGACAGTCGCCGCCGCAGCCGCAGCACGTGGTATTGCCAAATAGCTTGGAGTCGGTGAGCCAAATCACCGTGGTAACAAGCACCCATCCGCCGGTGATTATCGACAACTCGGTGGCTCCATCGGAGGTGATTATCGTGTCTAATGACCTGAACAAGAGCACTCACCTGAACGAATCCTCGACGGACGACGACTTCCCATCGCTGGACGACAGCTTGGGCGATTCCGGCACGCCACCCTACAAACAGTCCTCCATGATATTGGCGGTCAACGATCCGGCGGGAGTGGTACCTGCGCCTCCGCCGCAGCCCCACAATGCCACCACCACTGTCCATGCCCGCAAGCTGGACGAGAGCGAGGTACTGATCGTGAGTCCATCGTATGCGGACGACGATTCTGCTTACCATACGGCGTCGGGCAGCCACGATCACAGTGACCAGCTGATGGACACCAGCCATGTGTCGGTCGTCACAGTGGGCGACGAAGGGGTCAAGGTGAAGGACAGCAGCAACGAGATGGACGGCGTCAAGCGCCAGCCGAACGGAATTATGCCGGAGGATGTGAACATCATCGTAAACCGATTCAAGCCGGAGAAGCGATCGCCGGATAGCTCGCTGAGCGAGAATGGCTCTGTCCGGGGGCGGCGGGGCATCGAAGTGCAAGTGAGCGGCAGCGGAGGCTCCGACGTGGACAGCGTTGGCACCAACACTAGTCATGACAGTCGCCACGAGGTGGATCTTAACAACAAGCCGCAGTCGCAACAGTTACCGGCGGCCGTACTGATGCCGCCTCCACCTCCCTCTGTGACGAATAATCACAATCACATGACCATCGACGAGGAAGAGGAGGTTGTCATCCGACCCAGGACCAGGCCTCCGCCTGTGGTCAAGTCTGCGCTCACCAAGGAGGAGATCGAACTGCGAAACCTGCGCAAGAAGACGCGCAAGCGCACCCGCAAGTTCGAGATCGATGGCGTGCAAATGACCACAACTACCAGCCGGGTGATCTACGGCGACGAGGAGAACGGTCGCATCTATGATGATCACGACTTCCGTAAGCTGGAGCTGCGAGAGCTGAAGATGCTCCAGAAGCAGGAGAAGAAGCAGCAGACTGAACTGCACATAAAGGAGCAACAAGCCAAGGAGCAGCAGGACCGCCGCTTCGAGCAGGAACACTCCTCGCTGGAGAAGACCTACGAGGCGGACATGGATATGCTGGCGCGACAGCACAAGCAGCTGGTGGAGAAAACCGAGCAGACGCAGGAGAACGAGCTGCGTTCCTCGTCGAAGCGCATCCGCTccgagcaggagcaggagctgaaGATCTTCCGGGAGAACCTTAAGCAGGAGATCCGCTTGCTCAAGCAAGAGGTTGACCTGTTCCCCAAGGACAAGCGCAAGGATGAGTTCAAGCAGCGGCGATCGGCCATGGAACTGGATCATGACGAAAAGGAGCGCGCCTTCCTCGACTCGCTCAAGGAGCGGCATGAGCTGCTGTTGAGGCGGCTCAGTGAGAAGCACCGGGAACACCTGGCCAGCATCAATCGCAACTTCCTGCAACAGAAGCAGAATGCGATGAGGACGCGTGAGGCTCTGCTCTGGGAGCTGGAGGAGAAGCAGCTGCACGAACGCCACCAGTTGTCCAAGCGACATGTCAAGGAGATTTGCTTCATGCAGCGCCACCAGATGATTATCCGGCACGAcaaggagctggagcaggTGAAGCGCATGTTGCTGCGCAAGGAGGAGGATCTGGTCAAGAAGCAGACGCTGGAGAAGCGAGCCCTGCCCAAGCGAATCCGAGCTGAGCGCAAGGCACGCGACCTAATGTTCCGGGAATCGTTGCGTATTTCTACGAATCTGGATCCCGAGATCGAACGCGAACGCCTGAAGAAG TTCCAGGAGCAGGAGAAGAAGCGTTACATGCAAGAGGAGCGCCGCTTCGAGGTCAAACATCAAAAGCAATTAGAAGAGCTACGTGCCACACGTGAATCCGCCATAAG AGAACTGGAGCAGCTGCAGAACGAGAAGCGCAAAGCCTTGGTGGAGCACGAGCAGACCAAGCTGTCGGAGATCGACGACCGCCTGAAGGCGGAGCTGCGCGAGTGGCGCGAACAGCTGGCGCCCCGCAAACAG CAACTACAGCAGCGGCTGCAACAAGAG CGACTGGAGGAGACCTTTGCCCAGCAGATGGATGAAATGGAGTCCCTGTACGGTGGTGCCCTCATTGTCTCCATGCCCTCGGATACCCTGCAGCGAGATCATTTCACCGGCTCGACGCGCAGCAGCCTCAGTTCCTATTCCGAGGGCTGA
- the Slik gene encoding serine/threonine-protein kinase 10 isoform X4, translating into MSILTSLKKVFHLGGGEAKKKRLYNNIKMDTNPEDFWEMVGELGDGAFGKVYKAQHREQKRFAAAKMCTLEDEENLSDHMVEIDILSEIKHPNVVELYEAFSLDDKLWMLIEYCDGGALDSIMVELEKPLTEPQIAYVCKHMTEGLTFLHRNKVIHRDLKAGNVLLTMEGGVKLADFGVSAKNKHTMQKHDTFIGTPYWMAPELVLCETFRDNPYDHKVDVWSLGITLIELAQMEPPNSEMSPMRVLLKIQKSEPPKLEQPARWSKEFNDFLKKSLVKDPQQRPTTDVLLQHSFISRDMDAKPIKDLLLEYKAEVVEEVVDDETEKLKRQVKRRSLYQREPRNSALQLDLDDDSASLQSQDIDKLPGTPTSILRDAKEQPQPSSSLPTAAAATAAAATTAPTTTKATTPDRPNHSKDDNVEPAAQQPPPHTKVPAPAPPSPQKTPPPPQLPAPAVAAAAAAAVAAVAEAAEKTESDKKHFVKKEKGKAPPPPMAVAVAANAAKQPAGDAQMSPKKVSTPEPASPVTTAIEVAIGQETIEQKPQPPSPTASSIVSVQSVASSSSSGSVSNARTLSSSTSLITINSDAPAPRQSPPQPQHVVLPNSLESVSQITVVTSTHPPVIIDNSVAPSEVIIVSNDLNKSTHLNESSTDDDFPSLDDSLGDSGTPPYKQSSMILAVNDPAGVVPAPPPQPHNATTTVHARKLDESEVLIVSPSYADDDSAYHTASGSHDHSDQLMDTSHVSVVTVGDEGVKVKDSSNEMDGVKRQPNGIMPEDVNIIVNRFKPEKRSPDSSLSENGSVRGRRGIEVQVSGSGGSDVDSVGTNTSHDSRHEVDLNNKPQSQQLPAAVLMPPPPPSVTNNHNHMTIDEEEEVVIRPRTRPPPVVKSALTKEEIELRNLRKKTRKRTRKFEIDGVQMTTTTSRVIYGDEENGRIYDDHDFRKLELRELKMLQKQEKKQQTELHIKEQQAKEQQDRRFEQEHSSLEKTYEADMDMLARQHKQLVEKTEQTQENELRSSSKRIRSEQEQELKIFRENLKQEIRLLKQEVDLFPKDKRKDEFKQRRSAMELDHDEKERAFLDSLKERHELLLRRLSEKHREHLASINRNFLQQKQNAMRTREALLWELEEKQLHERHQLSKRHVKEICFMQRHQMIIRHDKELEQVKRMLLRKEEDLVKKQTLEKRALPKRIRAERKARDLMFRESLRISTNLDPEIERERLKKFQEQEKKRYMQEERRFEVKHQKQLEELRATRESAIRELEQLQNEKRKALVEHEQTKLSEIDDRLKAELREWREQLAPRKQRLEETFAQQMDEMESLYGGALIVSMPSDTLQRDHFTGSTRSSLSSYSEG; encoded by the exons ATGTCTATACTGACCAGCCTGAAGAAGGTCTTCCACCTCGGTGGGGGTGAGGCCAAGAAGAAGCGGCTTTACAACAACATCAAGATGGACACAAACCCGGAGGATTTCTGGGAGATGGTCGGTGAGCTGGGCGACGGTGCCTTTGGAAAGGTGTACAAGGCCCAGCACCGAGAACAGAAGCGCTTCGCCGCCGCCAAGATGTGTACGCTGGAGGACGAGGAGAACCTCAGCGACCACATGGTCGAAATCGACATTCTCTCGGAGATCAAACACCCCAATGTGGTGGAGCTGTACGAGGCCTTCTCCCTTGATGATAAGCTGTGG ATGCTGATCGAGTACTGCGATGGCGGAGCCCTGGACAGCATCATGGTGGAGCTTGAGAAGCCACTAACTGAGCCGCAAATTGCCTACGTGTGCAAGCACATGACCGAGGGTCTAACCTTTCTGCACCGCAATAAGGTCATCCACCGCGACTTGAAGGCAGGAAACGTTCTCCTCACCATGGAGGGTggcgtcaagctgg CGGACTTTGGCGTCTCGGCCAAGAACAAACACACGATGCAGAAGCACGACACGTTCATCGGCACCCCTTATTGGATGGCGCCGGAGCTGGTGTTGTGCGAAACGTTCCGGGACAACCCGTACGATCACAAAGTGGACGTCTGGTCACTGGGCATAACGCTAATCGAGCTGGCCCAAATGGAGCCGCCCAACAGCGAGATGTCGCCGATGCGTGTGCTCCTCAAGATCCAAAAAAGCGAGCCGCCCAAGCTAGAGCAGCCGGCCAGGTGGAGCAAAGAGTTCAACGACTTCCTCAAGAAGTCTTTAGTCAAG GATCCCCAGCAGAGGCCGACGACGGATGTGCTGCTGCAGCATAGCTTCATCAGCAGGGACATGGACGCCAAGCCCATTAAGGACCTGCTGCTCGAGTACAAGGCTGAGGTCGTTGAGGAGGTGGTGGACGACGAGACCGAG AAGCTTAAACGCCAAGTGAAGCGGCGCTCACTCTATCAGAGG GAACCCCGCAACTCGGCGCTCCAGCTCGACCTGGACGATGACTCTGCTTCGCTGCAGAGCCAAGACATTGACAAAC TTCCAGGTACACCTACATCCATTTTGCGGGATGCCAAAGAGCAGCCCCAACCAAGTAGCAGTTTACCAAccgccgcagcagcaacagcagcggcagcaacaactGCACCCACAACAACTAAAGCCACCACTCCGGACAGACCAAACCACAGCAAGGATGACAATGTTGAGCCGGCAGCCcagcagccgccgccgcaTACCAAAGTGCCTGCTCCAGCGCCGCCGTCGCCCCAAAAAACACCGCCACCCCCACAACTTCCTGCCCCAGcagtcgcagcagcagcagcagcggcggtgGCAGCTGTTGCCGAGGCAGCTGAAAAAACCGAGTCCGACAAAAAG CACTTTGTCAAGAAGGAGAAGGGTAAAGCGCCGCCACCACCCATGGCTGTTGCAGTCGCCGCTAATGCAGCGAAGCAGCCAGCTGGAGATGCTCAGATGTCGCCCAAGAAGGTATCCACTCCCGAACCCGCTTCGCCAGTCACCACAGCTATTGAGGTAGCCATTGGACAGGAGACCATTGAACAGAAACCGCAGCCACCCTCGCCCACAGCCTCGTCCATTGTGTCCGTGCAGTCAGTGGCCTCGTCGAGCTCCTCGGGAAGCGTTTCCAATGCGAGAACGCTCAGCTCCAGTACATCCCTGATAACCATCAACAGCGATGCCCCAGCCCCGCGACAGTCGCCGCCGCAGCCGCAGCACGTGGTATTGCCAAATAGCTTGGAGTCGGTGAGCCAAATCACCGTGGTAACAAGCACCCATCCGCCGGTGATTATCGACAACTCGGTGGCTCCATCGGAGGTGATTATCGTGTCTAATGACCTGAACAAGAGCACTCACCTGAACGAATCCTCGACGGACGACGACTTCCCATCGCTGGACGACAGCTTGGGCGATTCCGGCACGCCACCCTACAAACAGTCCTCCATGATATTGGCGGTCAACGATCCGGCGGGAGTGGTACCTGCGCCTCCGCCGCAGCCCCACAATGCCACCACCACTGTCCATGCCCGCAAGCTGGACGAGAGCGAGGTACTGATCGTGAGTCCATCGTATGCGGACGACGATTCTGCTTACCATACGGCGTCGGGCAGCCACGATCACAGTGACCAGCTGATGGACACCAGCCATGTGTCGGTCGTCACAGTGGGCGACGAAGGGGTCAAGGTGAAGGACAGCAGCAACGAGATGGACGGCGTCAAGCGCCAGCCGAACGGAATTATGCCGGAGGATGTGAACATCATCGTAAACCGATTCAAGCCGGAGAAGCGATCGCCGGATAGCTCGCTGAGCGAGAATGGCTCTGTCCGGGGGCGGCGGGGCATCGAAGTGCAAGTGAGCGGCAGCGGAGGCTCCGACGTGGACAGCGTTGGCACCAACACTAGTCATGACAGTCGCCACGAGGTGGATCTTAACAACAAGCCGCAGTCGCAACAGTTACCGGCGGCCGTACTGATGCCGCCTCCACCTCCCTCTGTGACGAATAATCACAATCACATGACCATCGACGAGGAAGAGGAGGTTGTCATCCGACCCAGGACCAGGCCTCCGCCTGTGGTCAAGTCTGCGCTCACCAAGGAGGAGATCGAACTGCGAAACCTGCGCAAGAAGACGCGCAAGCGCACCCGCAAGTTCGAGATCGATGGCGTGCAAATGACCACAACTACCAGCCGGGTGATCTACGGCGACGAGGAGAACGGTCGCATCTATGATGATCACGACTTCCGTAAGCTGGAGCTGCGAGAGCTGAAGATGCTCCAGAAGCAGGAGAAGAAGCAGCAGACTGAACTGCACATAAAGGAGCAACAAGCCAAGGAGCAGCAGGACCGCCGCTTCGAGCAGGAACACTCCTCGCTGGAGAAGACCTACGAGGCGGACATGGATATGCTGGCGCGACAGCACAAGCAGCTGGTGGAGAAAACCGAGCAGACGCAGGAGAACGAGCTGCGTTCCTCGTCGAAGCGCATCCGCTccgagcaggagcaggagctgaaGATCTTCCGGGAGAACCTTAAGCAGGAGATCCGCTTGCTCAAGCAAGAGGTTGACCTGTTCCCCAAGGACAAGCGCAAGGATGAGTTCAAGCAGCGGCGATCGGCCATGGAACTGGATCATGACGAAAAGGAGCGCGCCTTCCTCGACTCGCTCAAGGAGCGGCATGAGCTGCTGTTGAGGCGGCTCAGTGAGAAGCACCGGGAACACCTGGCCAGCATCAATCGCAACTTCCTGCAACAGAAGCAGAATGCGATGAGGACGCGTGAGGCTCTGCTCTGGGAGCTGGAGGAGAAGCAGCTGCACGAACGCCACCAGTTGTCCAAGCGACATGTCAAGGAGATTTGCTTCATGCAGCGCCACCAGATGATTATCCGGCACGAcaaggagctggagcaggTGAAGCGCATGTTGCTGCGCAAGGAGGAGGATCTGGTCAAGAAGCAGACGCTGGAGAAGCGAGCCCTGCCCAAGCGAATCCGAGCTGAGCGCAAGGCACGCGACCTAATGTTCCGGGAATCGTTGCGTATTTCTACGAATCTGGATCCCGAGATCGAACGCGAACGCCTGAAGAAG TTCCAGGAGCAGGAGAAGAAGCGTTACATGCAAGAGGAGCGCCGCTTCGAGGTCAAACATCAAAAGCAATTAGAAGAGCTACGTGCCACACGTGAATCCGCCATAAG AGAACTGGAGCAGCTGCAGAACGAGAAGCGCAAAGCCTTGGTGGAGCACGAGCAGACCAAGCTGTCGGAGATCGACGACCGCCTGAAGGCGGAGCTGCGCGAGTGGCGCGAACAGCTGGCGCCCCGCAAACAG CGACTGGAGGAGACCTTTGCCCAGCAGATGGATGAAATGGAGTCCCTGTACGGTGGTGCCCTCATTGTCTCCATGCCCTCGGATACCCTGCAGCGAGATCATTTCACCGGCTCGACGCGCAGCAGCCTCAGTTCCTATTCCGAGGGCTGA